A stretch of the Azorhizobium caulinodans ORS 571 genome encodes the following:
- a CDS encoding YwqG family protein produces the protein MSKALPRTRDALRASLGDEDLPAEIVERLAAQALPALLLTTAALGENRPLPGASRLGGTPDLPPGMGWPMRPPYPDAERRAAGHRKDARRLLEDSRKPRSWMTPEQGVMFSQERMAKADATERPFPLAFFGQFDLAALSAIEGFDPLLPNTGRLLVFYDFWEQPEDFTPEAAVGWRVIWDDSPRDLLTPAAVPMDLETISSDDWTTIFAPALISAVPVVTPIPMSERGWDAFDLKDEDLREVYGDWLSQFGTPDEDGGENHQLGGFPRPLQNGLQATSQLASHGIYCGNGDAWKTPEAQALLKEAGAWRLLLQVGVDLNAGMRGPGAYYVIIRNEDLAARRFERARVTYQCD, from the coding sequence ATGAGCAAAGCCCTGCCACGGACGCGCGATGCACTTCGGGCATCTTTAGGCGATGAGGACCTGCCGGCGGAAATTGTGGAGCGTCTTGCCGCTCAGGCGCTGCCGGCGCTGCTTCTGACCACGGCCGCACTTGGCGAGAACAGGCCGCTTCCCGGCGCAAGTCGGCTGGGCGGGACGCCCGACCTTCCGCCCGGCATGGGGTGGCCGATGCGGCCGCCCTATCCGGATGCAGAGCGGCGTGCCGCCGGACATCGGAAGGATGCCAGACGGCTCCTGGAGGACTCCCGCAAGCCGCGTTCTTGGATGACCCCCGAGCAGGGCGTGATGTTCAGCCAGGAGCGCATGGCGAAGGCGGATGCGACGGAGCGCCCGTTTCCGCTGGCCTTCTTCGGTCAGTTCGATCTGGCGGCTCTGTCGGCCATCGAAGGGTTTGATCCCCTGCTCCCGAATACGGGCCGCCTCCTCGTCTTCTACGATTTCTGGGAGCAACCGGAAGACTTCACCCCCGAGGCCGCGGTCGGCTGGCGCGTGATCTGGGATGACAGTCCGAGAGACCTCCTCACGCCGGCTGCCGTCCCCATGGATCTGGAGACAATCTCGAGCGACGACTGGACGACCATTTTCGCGCCGGCCCTGATCAGTGCGGTTCCCGTCGTCACGCCGATCCCCATGAGCGAGCGTGGCTGGGATGCTTTCGATCTCAAGGACGAAGACCTGCGGGAGGTTTACGGCGACTGGCTTTCGCAGTTCGGGACGCCGGATGAGGACGGTGGAGAGAACCACCAGTTGGGAGGCTTCCCGCGCCCCCTTCAGAACGGCCTGCAAGCCACCAGTCAGCTCGCATCACACGGCATCTATTGCGGCAATGGAGACGCGTGGAAAACCCCGGAGGCACAGGCGCTCCTTAAAGAGGCCGGCGCCTGGCGGCTTCTGCTTCAGGTCGGTGTCGATCTTAATGCGGGGATGAGAGGCCCCGGCGCCTATTACGTCATCATCCGAAACGAAGACCTCGCGGCCCGCCGTTTCGAACGCGCACGCGTCACCTATCAGTGTGACTGA
- a CDS encoding biotin-dependent carboxyltransferase family protein: protein MSETVAQPGLRILSAGPGVTLQDAGRHGLLRFGVTGAGPMDPLAFALANRVAQVPEGAAALEISMGGVELEAVEAPVTVALVGGAFRITLDGQPVPSACRLTLEVGQKLAVRAGTAGAWCYLAPCGAIGIPPTLGSLSTHARSGLGGLKGRALMAGDMLPLAGAHVLPGGTMELAAPVLNRPGDVIRVMLGPQDDYFNAAEIAAFLAGPWTVSVRSDRMAYFLDGTPLTHAGGFNIVSDGIAHGAIQVPGEGFPVVLMGDRQPTGGYPKIANVIGADLGRIAQLRPGATFRFAAVTAEEAIAARRAEAAALTDGWTLTPLVRTHLTSEFLFGCRLIDGWVDAFAEG, encoded by the coding sequence ATGAGCGAGACGGTCGCGCAGCCGGGCCTGCGCATTCTCTCCGCCGGCCCCGGCGTCACCCTTCAGGATGCCGGCCGGCACGGCCTGCTGCGCTTTGGCGTGACCGGCGCGGGCCCGATGGACCCGCTCGCCTTCGCCCTCGCCAATCGCGTGGCACAGGTGCCGGAAGGTGCTGCCGCTCTGGAAATCTCCATGGGCGGGGTCGAGCTGGAGGCCGTGGAGGCGCCCGTCACCGTCGCGCTGGTTGGCGGCGCCTTCAGGATCACGCTGGACGGCCAGCCTGTCCCGTCGGCGTGCCGCCTGACGCTGGAGGTGGGCCAGAAGCTCGCCGTGCGCGCGGGCACCGCGGGCGCCTGGTGCTACCTCGCGCCCTGCGGCGCCATCGGTATTCCCCCGACGCTCGGCTCGCTCTCCACCCACGCCCGCTCGGGGCTGGGCGGCCTCAAGGGCCGCGCCCTGATGGCGGGCGACATGCTACCATTGGCCGGCGCGCATGTGCTACCGGGCGGCACCATGGAACTGGCCGCGCCCGTGCTGAACCGCCCCGGCGACGTGATCCGCGTGATGCTCGGCCCGCAGGACGATTATTTCAACGCCGCCGAGATCGCCGCCTTCCTTGCTGGCCCTTGGACGGTGTCCGTGCGCTCGGACCGCATGGCCTATTTCCTGGATGGCACGCCGCTCACCCATGCGGGCGGGTTCAACATCGTTTCCGATGGCATCGCCCATGGCGCCATTCAGGTGCCGGGGGAGGGCTTTCCCGTGGTGCTGATGGGTGACCGCCAGCCCACCGGCGGCTATCCCAAGATCGCGAACGTCATCGGTGCCGACCTCGGCCGCATCGCCCAACTGCGTCCCGGCGCCACCTTCCGCTTTGCCGCCGTGACGGCGGAGGAGGCCATCGCCGCCCGCCGGGCGGAAGCCGCCGCCCTCACCGACGGCTGGACGCTGACGCCGCTCGTGCGCACGCACCTCACCTCCGAATTCCTCTTCGGCTGCCGCCTCATCGACGGCTGGGTCGACGCCTTCGCGGAGGGGTGA
- a CDS encoding 5-oxoprolinase subunit B family protein: MIEGEVYAAPRFLDSGETALVVEFGRAVEPEISDRVLALDAALVARALPGVRESVPTYRSLMVHYDPLVISRATLVGEIEAMVNAPRAASGPVTRWVLPCCYDPEYGEDIGEVSRMTGLSEEKVVALHAGAVFRVYMYGFAPGFCYLGGLPKELAVSRRTRPRPPHPPNTTLIGGGLAIVTTFSMPTGWWLMGRTPERMFAAERNPAFLVAVGDELKFEPVDRDTFLALDARAASGEVVARREIRS, translated from the coding sequence ATGATCGAGGGGGAGGTCTACGCCGCGCCGCGCTTCCTCGACAGCGGCGAGACGGCGCTGGTGGTGGAGTTCGGACGGGCGGTTGAGCCGGAGATCAGCGACCGCGTGCTGGCACTCGACGCCGCGCTTGTGGCGCGGGCGCTGCCCGGCGTGCGCGAGAGCGTGCCCACCTATCGCTCGCTGATGGTGCATTACGATCCGCTGGTCATCTCCCGCGCGACGCTGGTCGGCGAGATCGAGGCCATGGTCAATGCGCCGCGGGCGGCGTCCGGCCCCGTGACGCGCTGGGTGCTGCCCTGCTGCTACGATCCGGAATATGGCGAGGACATCGGCGAGGTCTCGCGCATGACCGGCCTGTCCGAGGAGAAGGTGGTCGCGCTGCACGCCGGCGCCGTTTTCCGCGTCTATATGTACGGCTTCGCCCCCGGCTTCTGCTATCTCGGCGGGCTGCCGAAGGAACTCGCGGTTTCCCGCCGCACCCGCCCGCGTCCGCCGCATCCGCCGAACACGACGCTGATCGGCGGCGGCCTCGCCATCGTCACCACCTTCTCCATGCCCACCGGCTGGTGGCTGATGGGGCGCACGCCCGAGCGCATGTTCGCGGCCGAGCGCAACCCGGCCTTCCTCGTCGCCGTGGGTGATGAACTGAAATTCGAGCCGGTGGATCGCGACACCTTCCTCGCCCTCGATGCGCGCGCCGCGTCGGGCGAGGTGGTCGCGCGCCGGGAGATCCGCTCATGA
- a CDS encoding LamB/YcsF family protein, with translation MPSVDLNSDLAEGFGIWHLTEDEALMDIVSSANIACGLHAGDPEIMAKAFAYAKSRGVAVGAHPGFPDLWGFGRRRMPFTPGEIERLVAYQVGAAQALATYSGHRITYVKVHGALGNIAEQEPEVAVAVANAVKAVDPSLVVLAGPLGAQAPATRDAGLRLAAEIFADRGYTEQGHLIPRSQPGAMIHDPVAAADRIIAMVQSGAVITAQGTHLPTSIDSICVHGDGPKAVETARYVRERLEAAGIAIAPFAP, from the coding sequence ATGCCGTCCGTTGACCTGAATTCCGATCTCGCCGAAGGCTTCGGCATCTGGCACCTCACGGAAGACGAAGCCCTGATGGACATCGTCTCTTCGGCCAACATTGCCTGCGGCCTGCATGCGGGTGATCCGGAGATCATGGCCAAGGCGTTTGCCTACGCCAAGTCGCGGGGCGTGGCGGTGGGCGCGCATCCCGGCTTTCCGGATCTGTGGGGCTTCGGCCGCCGCCGCATGCCCTTCACGCCCGGCGAGATCGAGCGGCTGGTGGCCTATCAGGTGGGCGCGGCGCAGGCGCTCGCCACCTATTCCGGCCATCGCATCACCTATGTGAAGGTCCATGGGGCGCTGGGCAACATTGCCGAGCAGGAGCCCGAGGTGGCGGTTGCCGTCGCCAATGCCGTGAAGGCGGTCGATCCCTCGCTCGTGGTCCTCGCCGGCCCGCTGGGCGCGCAGGCGCCCGCCACCCGCGACGCGGGCCTGCGCCTCGCCGCCGAGATATTCGCCGATCGCGGCTATACGGAGCAGGGTCATCTCATTCCGCGCAGCCAACCCGGCGCCATGATCCACGATCCCGTGGCGGCGGCCGACCGCATCATCGCCATGGTGCAGTCCGGGGCTGTCATCACCGCGCAGGGCACGCACCTGCCGACGTCCATCGATTCCATCTGCGTCCATGGCGACGGGCCGAAGGCGGTCGAGACCGCGCGCTATGTGCGCGAGCGGCTGGAAGCGGCCGGCATCGCCATCGCGCCCTTCGCGCCATGA
- a CDS encoding ABC transporter ATP-binding protein, with the protein MLEAKDITVTYAGLIAVSGASIEVNKGEIVCVAGANGAGKSSLLKAMVGMEKPKSGSVKFDGEELVGVPPHLITAKGLAYVPENRRLFPRLSVRDNLRLGSYMYRAQDDREAPLEMVFRLFPRLGERLDQRANTLSGGEQQMLAIGRALMTRPRLLMLDEPSQGIMPKLVDEIFQAVTTIRDTGMTILIVEQRLTECLEISDRAYVLQTGRVTMSGPADEIRANPDVRRAYLGL; encoded by the coding sequence GTGCTTGAGGCGAAGGACATCACGGTCACCTACGCGGGCCTCATCGCGGTCTCCGGCGCCTCCATCGAGGTGAACAAGGGCGAGATCGTCTGCGTGGCCGGGGCCAATGGCGCGGGCAAGTCCTCGCTGCTGAAGGCCATGGTCGGCATGGAGAAGCCGAAGTCCGGCTCGGTGAAGTTCGACGGCGAGGAACTGGTGGGCGTGCCCCCGCACCTCATCACCGCCAAGGGCCTTGCCTATGTGCCGGAGAACCGCCGGCTGTTCCCCCGCCTGTCGGTGCGCGACAACCTGCGGCTCGGCAGCTACATGTACCGGGCGCAGGACGACCGCGAGGCGCCGCTGGAGATGGTCTTCCGTCTCTTCCCGCGCCTCGGCGAGCGTCTCGACCAGCGGGCCAACACGCTGTCGGGCGGCGAGCAGCAGATGCTGGCCATCGGCCGCGCGCTGATGACCCGGCCGCGCCTTCTCATGCTGGACGAGCCCTCTCAGGGCATCATGCCGAAGCTCGTGGACGAGATCTTCCAGGCCGTGACCACCATCCGCGACACCGGCATGACGATCCTCATCGTCGAGCAGCGGCTCACGGAGTGCCTCGAGATTTCCGACCGGGCCTATGTGCTGCAGACCGGGCGTGTCACCATGAGCGGGCCGGCGGACGAGATCCGCGCGAACCCCGACGTGCGCCGCGCCTATCTCGGCCTGTGA
- a CDS encoding ABC transporter ATP-binding protein: MSASPLLDVRNVWQRFGGLVANSDVNLQVAAGEIVGLIGPNGAGKSTLFNVIAGLRPPTEGSVWFDGQDVTRLSAPERCARGIGRTFQVVKSFDSMTVADNVIVGALVRTSSTKEARKKAEEVLEFAGLGHRAEVFANELTPPEKRRLEVARALATEPKLLLLDEVMTGLTPSEARAGVELVRAVRAKGVAVLMVEHVMEIVMPLVDRAVVLNLGAVLAEGKPADVVRDERVISAYLGDRHRA; the protein is encoded by the coding sequence ATGAGTGCCTCGCCCCTTCTCGATGTGCGCAACGTCTGGCAGCGTTTCGGCGGCCTCGTCGCCAACAGCGATGTCAATCTTCAGGTGGCCGCCGGCGAGATCGTCGGCCTCATCGGCCCGAACGGGGCCGGCAAGTCCACCCTGTTCAACGTCATCGCGGGGCTTCGGCCCCCGACCGAAGGCTCGGTCTGGTTCGACGGTCAGGACGTGACGCGCCTCTCGGCGCCGGAGCGCTGCGCCCGTGGCATCGGCCGCACCTTCCAGGTGGTGAAGAGCTTCGACAGCATGACGGTGGCGGACAATGTCATCGTCGGCGCCCTCGTGCGCACCTCCTCCACCAAGGAGGCGCGCAAGAAGGCCGAGGAAGTGCTGGAGTTCGCCGGCCTTGGCCATCGCGCCGAAGTGTTCGCTAACGAGCTGACGCCGCCGGAAAAGCGGCGCCTGGAAGTCGCGCGGGCGCTCGCCACCGAGCCCAAGCTCCTGCTGCTCGACGAGGTGATGACCGGCCTCACGCCCTCCGAGGCGCGGGCGGGCGTCGAGCTCGTGCGGGCCGTGCGGGCGAAGGGCGTCGCCGTGCTCATGGTGGAGCACGTGATGGAGATCGTCATGCCGCTGGTGGATCGCGCCGTGGTGCTGAACCTCGGGGCCGTGCTGGCGGAAGGCAAGCCTGCGGACGTGGTCCGCGACGAGCGCGTCATCAGCGCCTATCTGGGGGACCGCCACCGTGCTTGA
- a CDS encoding branched-chain amino acid ABC transporter permease codes for MSAAPSFTARRTRQLLLALVIFALVALLPFGVKDVYTLNVLILLLLYAGLSQSWNILGGYCGQLSLGHALYFGIGAYTSTLLYTKFGVLPWFGMALGGVIAALIAMGIGHACFRLAGHYYVIATIVIAEIGLLLFHNWDWAGAATGIELPIGRDSWLTFQFARDKLPYFYFVLVFAAVVWLVTWKIENSKWGYWWRAVKDNPEAAESLGVVVFNSKMMAAAVSAFFTAVGGSFYAQFLGYIDPESVMTFQFSLLMALPAVLGGIGTLWGPVLGAAILIPLTELTRTYMGGSGKGIDLIVYGCLIMAIALARPDGLVGLFQRRKRSAA; via the coding sequence ATGAGCGCCGCACCCTCCTTCACGGCGCGGCGCACGCGCCAGCTCCTACTCGCCCTGGTGATCTTCGCGCTGGTCGCCCTGCTGCCCTTCGGAGTGAAGGACGTCTATACGCTGAACGTCCTCATCCTGTTGCTGCTGTATGCCGGCCTTTCGCAGAGCTGGAACATCCTCGGCGGCTATTGCGGGCAGCTCTCGCTGGGCCATGCCCTCTACTTCGGCATCGGGGCCTACACCTCGACGCTGCTCTACACCAAGTTCGGCGTGCTGCCCTGGTTCGGCATGGCGCTCGGCGGTGTCATCGCGGCGCTGATCGCCATGGGCATCGGCCATGCGTGCTTCCGCCTCGCCGGCCACTATTACGTCATCGCGACCATCGTGATCGCGGAGATCGGCCTGCTGCTGTTCCACAACTGGGACTGGGCAGGCGCGGCCACCGGCATCGAGCTGCCCATCGGCCGCGACAGCTGGCTGACCTTCCAGTTCGCCCGCGACAAGCTTCCCTACTTCTACTTCGTTCTCGTCTTCGCGGCCGTGGTGTGGCTCGTCACCTGGAAGATTGAGAATTCCAAGTGGGGCTACTGGTGGCGTGCGGTGAAGGACAATCCGGAAGCCGCCGAGAGCCTTGGCGTCGTGGTGTTCAACTCCAAGATGATGGCCGCGGCGGTTTCCGCCTTCTTCACGGCGGTGGGCGGCAGCTTCTACGCCCAGTTCCTCGGCTACATCGACCCGGAATCGGTGATGACCTTCCAATTCTCGCTGCTCATGGCCCTCCCGGCCGTGCTCGGCGGCATCGGAACGCTGTGGGGGCCGGTGCTCGGCGCCGCCATCCTCATCCCGCTCACCGAACTCACCCGCACCTACATGGGCGGCTCGGGCAAGGGCATCGACCTCATCGTCTACGGCTGCCTGATCATGGCCATTGCGCTGGCCCGTCCCGACGGTCTCGTGGGCCTGTTCCAGCGCCGCAAGAGGAGCGCAGCATGA
- a CDS encoding branched-chain amino acid ABC transporter permease has translation MTAAIVIQSLASGLLMGLLYGLIAVGLALIFGLMDVTNFAHGEFLMFAMYITFFCFSWFALDPLLSAPIAAAVLFGFGAFVYLAIIRFAMRAKTNVGMVQIFATFGLAVVMRGLAQLLFTPDYRSIPHTWLGGKTVSVFGIFLPAPQLAGGAVSILAFVGLFFLIKKTDFGKALEATREDAGAVALVGIDKNKVFALGWGLGAALVGLAGAIMASFFYVYPDVGASFALIAYVTVALGGFGSVFGAFAGGIVVGLVEAMTAMVLPPSLKSVGIYVVYLLVVFFRPRGLFGSI, from the coding sequence ATGACAGCCGCAATCGTTATCCAGAGCCTGGCCAGCGGCCTGCTCATGGGCTTGCTCTACGGCCTCATCGCCGTCGGGCTGGCGCTCATCTTCGGCCTGATGGACGTGACCAACTTTGCACATGGCGAATTCCTGATGTTCGCCATGTACATCACCTTCTTCTGTTTCAGCTGGTTCGCCCTCGATCCGCTGCTTTCCGCCCCCATCGCGGCGGCGGTGCTGTTCGGGTTCGGTGCCTTCGTCTATCTCGCCATCATCCGTTTCGCGATGCGGGCGAAGACCAACGTGGGCATGGTGCAGATCTTCGCCACCTTCGGCCTTGCCGTGGTGATGCGCGGTCTCGCCCAGCTGCTGTTCACGCCGGACTACCGCTCCATTCCCCACACCTGGCTTGGCGGCAAGACCGTTTCGGTGTTCGGCATCTTCCTGCCGGCGCCGCAGCTGGCGGGCGGCGCGGTCTCCATCCTCGCCTTCGTCGGCCTGTTTTTCCTCATCAAGAAGACGGACTTCGGCAAGGCGCTGGAAGCCACCCGTGAGGACGCCGGCGCGGTGGCGCTGGTGGGCATCGACAAGAACAAGGTGTTCGCCCTCGGCTGGGGCCTCGGCGCGGCGCTGGTGGGTCTCGCCGGTGCCATCATGGCGAGCTTCTTCTACGTCTATCCGGATGTGGGTGCTTCCTTCGCGCTCATCGCCTACGTCACGGTGGCGCTCGGCGGCTTCGGCTCGGTGTTCGGCGCCTTTGCCGGCGGCATCGTGGTCGGCCTCGTGGAGGCCATGACGGCGATGGTGCTGCCGCCTTCGCTGAAGTCGGTGGGCATCTACGTGGTCTACCTGCTGGTGGTGTTCTTCCGCCCGCGCGGCCTGTTCGGGAGCATCTGA